In Polyangiaceae bacterium, the DNA window GGGCGCTGCCGGCAGCGGGGGCAGCGCCGGCTCCGGACCCGGCACCCAGCTCGAGATCGTGGAATGCAACAAGACGCTCACTCCACCGGCCCAAGGGACATGTGAGGTGACGCAAGCCGGCAGCAAGGGCCTGCGATTGGTGGGCACGGTGCTCGCGCCGCAGCAGGTGCTGCACGGCGGCGAGGTAGTGATCGACGAAAACGGCATGATCACCTGCGTGGCCTGCGACTGCGGGAGCGATCCCGCGGCGGCGGCAGCCAGCACCGTGACCTGCGCAGACGGCGTCATCTCCCCGGGGCTCATCAACACGCACGATCACATCACCTACGCCAACAACAAGCCCTACGACAGCGGCACTACGGTGCGCTACGACCACCGCCACGAGTGGCGCCTGGGTCTGAACGGCAAGCCCGAGATCCCCTACGCCAGCGGCGCAAACAAGAACACCGTATTGGCCGCGGAGCTCCGCTTCGTGATGAGCGGCGCCACCTCCACCATCAGCGCCGGCGGCCAGAACGCCCTGCTCCGCAACCTGGACAGCAACAGCAGCGCCGCCAAGGAGGGCCTGCCCTCTCAGACGGTGGACTCCGACACCTTCCCGCTGGGCGACGCTTCCGGGATCCTCCATGACTCCGGCTGCAACTACGGCAGCGGCGCGACGACGGCAGCGGACATCGTGGGGCTCGATTCCTACGCGCCGCACATCTCGGAGGGCGTGAACCAGGCGGCCCGCAACGAGCTCACCTGCACCACCACCGGCACGCTGGACATCGTGGAGCCGCAGACGGCCATCGTCCACGCCGTGGCGGTGACGCCTACGGAGGTGAACGACGTGGAGTTGGAGCACTCTTGGGTGATCTGGTCTCCCCGATCGAACGTCTCCCTGTACGGCAACACCGCTCCCGTCACCTTGCTGGACACGATGGGCGTTGGCATCGCGCTCGGAACGGACTGGCTCCCCAGCGGCAGCATGAACATGTCGCGGGAGCTGGCCTGCGCCGACATGCTGAACAAGACCTACTTCGCCAACCACTTCTCGGATTTCAAGCTGTGGCAAATGGTCACCACCAACGCGGCCTTTGCCGCGGGCGTGGAAAAGGGTCTCGGCCTCCTCAAGCCGGGCTATGTCGCCGACGTCTCCATCTTCGACGGCGCCACGAACAAGGACCACCGCGCGGTGATCGCCGCGGAGGCGAAGGACGTGGTCTTGGTGTTGCGGGGCGGTCAGCCGCTGTACGGCGACGACGCGCTGGTGGCGGACGCTGCCGTCGGCGGCCAGAGCTGCGAGACGCTGGACGTTTGCGGCAACGCCAAGCGCGCCTGTGTGTCCAAGGACACCGCGGGAGGCGCCACCCTCGCCGCCGTCAAGACCGCGGGCGACGCCTACGCGCCACTGTTCTCCTGCAACGGCCCACCCCCCATCGAGCCCACGTGCATCCCGCTGCGCCCCGGTGAGTACACCGGTGCGGCGAGCTCCACGGACTCCGACGGCGATGGCGTGGACGACTCCGCCGACAACTGCCCGCAGGTGTTCAACCCGATCCGCCCCCTCGACCAGGGCAAGCAGGGCGATGCCGACAGCGACGGCAAGGGCGACGCCTGTGACCCCTGCCCGACCGACGCGCAAGACACCTGCACTCCCCTCGACTTCGACGACATCGACGGCGACGGCTGGGCCAACGGCGTGGACAACTGCCCCGACACCGCCAACCCCGGGCAAGAAGACTCGGACGGCGACAAGAAGGGCGACGCTTGCGACAGCTGCGCTGCCGCCAACCCGGCCTTCGCTGCTTGTCCCTTGCCGGTGGAAGCGGTGCGCGACAAGAACAACCCGCAGCACCCGCCGGTGGGCGCCACCGTCACCATCACGGACCTGTACGTGACGGCCGTACGCCCGGACACGGGCAGCTCGCGCGGTTACTTCGCCCAGACCACGTCGCTCAAGCCGTTCACCGGCATCGCGGTGTTCACCGCCTCGCAGTCACCCGGCGTGGCCGTGGGCAACAAGATCAGCGTCACGGGCACCTACGACGAGTACTTCGATCTGACGGAGATCTCGAGCCCCGTGACCACCATCCTCGACCCGGGCACCACCCTGCCCTTCGGCCCCATCGACATCACCAATCCGGCGGACATCGCCACCGGCGGCACGCAGGCAGAAGGCTACGAGTCGATGTTGCTCAAGATCGGCGCCGTCACCGTGGTGAACGTCAACCCGGACGCCCCGAGTGACTTCGACGAGTTCGCCGTGACCGGGAATCTCCGCATCGACGATCTCATCTACCCCGCCCTGGACAACACCTACGCGCAGGGCGCCGCGTTCACGAGCATCACCGGCATCCTCACGTACTCGTTCAGCAACAGCAAGCTGCTGCCGCGGGACGCCGCCGACATCGTGCCGTAGCGCAAAATACGAAAACACCCCGGCGGGCGCGGGACCTGCCGGGGTGCCGTGTCAGTTGATGGTGCCGTCCGTCGCCATGTTGGGCCGGATGTCCGGGTCCGCGACGCGCTCGTCGGCTTCCATCGCCAGCACCGTCTCGACCTCGGTGTCCATGGTGCCCGCGATCATCTTCCCCCACATCACGAAGTCCGCCATCAGACTCCAGGCCGGGTACTTGAACGTGGCAGGGCGGTTCTTCTCGATCACGAAGTGGCTGAACCAAGCCGGGCCATAACCCGCCACGGGAGCGGCGAGCAGCAGGAGCTTGCGGCCCGTGATGAGGCCGCCGGCGAAGCAGGCCAACGCCGCCGTAGTGCCGACGAAGTGCAGCTGCCGGGTGAGCTTCTTCTTGTGCTCACGCACGTAGAACGGCCAGAACTCGTCGAAGGTCTCGATCCGCTTGTCCATGTGCCCAGTGGTAACACGCCGTCGGGCCCGCTGCGAGCCCCGCTCAGCGCGACTTGGCGTCCGCGACCATCTTCTCCAGCTCTTCCCGCTCCGTGACACGGGTATGCATTTTGAAGATGCGCCCTTTGGTGTCGATCACCACCAGCGTGGGCAACGCCCGCACTCCATAGGTGGAGGCGACCTTGGAGCCCTCGTCGAACACCGCCGGGTAGGAAAGACCCGCGCTCTTGGCGTAAGCGATGGCGTCTTCGCGGCGATCGTCGGTGTTGATCCCCATGGTCACGACGTCGTCCGGGTGCGCCTTCGCGAACGCGTCGATGATGGGTGCCTGCTCCCGGCACGGCTTGCACCAGCTGGCCCAGAAGTCCATCACCACCGGCTTGCCGATCTGGTCCGAGAGCCGAATGCGGTTTCCCGGGTCCCCGCCGTGGATGACCTCCAGGGCGAAGTCCGGCGCCGTGAGCCCCTCCATGGCGCTCTTCTCGCGCCCGATGCGGGGTAGCACGATCAGTCCGAACAGGCCGCTCACGATCACGACGAGCAGCCCCAGGACCCACGCCTGTTTGACGTTCGAGGTTGGTTTCAGCTTTTCCATGCGCCTCAGGGCGAATCTTCGCTGGACCGAGAAGCCCGAGTGGAAGAGGGAGGCCCCTGCCATTCCCGCGCTTCGAGCATTGCTTGGGCCGCCGCGCTGTCAGCTTCCGGCAGGCGCACGCGAATGCGAGCGCCTTTGAGTGAGCTTTCCGACGCGGCGATGGATCCGCCGTGCTCTACCACGATTTTCTTCACGATGGCCAAACCGAGCCCAGTGCCGTCGGTCTTCGTCGTGACGTAGGGATCGAAGATGGTATGGCGCATTTCTTCGGGAATGCCCGGGCCATCGTCGTCCACGTCCAGCACCAGATAGTCCCCGTCGCGCTCCAGCGTAACCCGTACCCGACCGCTCTCGCGTCCGGTGCCGGCGATGGCTTGTCCTGCGTTCCGCACCAGGTTCAAGAGCGCGCGCCGGAACATCTGGCGGTCCAGATACACCGGCGCGGCGTCCTCCAAGAGCTCGAACGAAAGCTCCACTCCGCGCGGCAGCACCGCCCGAGGCAGCTCGCCGCTCTCGGTCTCTTCGTCCAAGAGCGAGATGCGCTCGCGTTGGTCGCGCAGGAAGTCCGCCAGGTCTTCGCGCTCGAGCTCCGCCTGAGGCAACCGCGCAAAGCTCGAAAACTCGCTCACCAGGCGTCGCAGGGTTCCGACTTCGTCCTCCACTATCTCCAGGGTGGTGTCGAGCAAGCGCCGGAACTTGTCGTCTTCCCCGCCGTAGCGGCGGTGCACTTCCTGCACGGCGAGCTGAATGGGTGTGAGCGGGTTCTTGATCTCGTGCGCCAAACGCCGGGCCATCTCCTGCCAAGCGCCGATGCGCTGCAGGTACTCGATACGGGCGCGGCTGGCTTCCACCTCGCCCAGCATGCGGTTGAAGGCACCGGCCAGGTCGGCGATCTCGTCGGCGCCGTCCTCCGGCACACGAATGCTGAGGTCGCCCGCGCCCACTCGCTTGGTGGCGTCCGCGAGCTCGCCCAGGCGCGAGGAAACGCCCCGTGCGAGCAGTGTTCCCACCCCCACCGCCGCCACGATGGTGATGCCCAAGAGCGCTGCAAAGGCATACACGTAGCTTTGCTCGTCCGATTCCCGCCGCCGCTCCACCTGCTTGTAGGTGTCGACGAACTGGCTCATCTCGCCGAGCTCCTCGAAGCGCGCCTTGTCCGCAGCGAACACCGCCACCACCCGCGGCACCGGCGGCGCCTGCTCTTCTTCTTCTCCGTCCGTTTCCGGCTCGAAGGCTTCGTCCCCGGTGGTGGCGTCCGGCTCGCGCTCCGCCAGCGGGCGCACGACCTCGAGCTTGTTCTCCTTCTTTTCGTCCAGCGGATAGCCGCGGTCCACCATCGCGAGGCGCTTGCCCGTGGCGTCCAGCACTTCCAGCGACACCAGGCTCGGGTACCTCGGGAACACGCGCTCGAGCTCGCGCTGCGTCGCCGCCGCGTCCTTGTCCGTCGCCGCCTTGCGCAGCGCCGCGCTCTCCGAGATGGCGCTGGCCGCGTTGCGCATGGACGCCTTCACCGCGCGCGCCAGCTCCTGGTACAGCCCCAAGCTCTGATCGAGCCGCGATCCGATCTCCGGTACGAAGAAGCGCGCAGCCGTCTGCCGCACCATGCTCTCGGCAAGCAAGATGGCAACCAAGACGGGGATCAGGGCCGTGAGCACGATCGCCAAGGCCAGACGCCGCCGGATGCGACCGGATGCGGCCATCCGCGGGATTCTAGACGCACGCACCGAACGCTGCCCGTCAGCCCAGGGCCTTTTGCACGGCTTGCCCGAGTTTCTCGCAGCAGGAATCGTAGGCGAGGTCTGCAGCGCCGTTGGGCTCGAAGTGCACGCGCACGTTCGTGGGGGGCTTTCTGTGCTCCGGGCACTTCACCGCGCCGAGGCGCTTGCCCACGTCCCGAGCAGCCTGCTCGAAGGCGGCGGCCGCGCGACGATCGGAGACCTGCTCCACGGGAACGCGCTTGCCCCGAACGGTGACGGTCACGGTCACGTGCATGCCCCGATGTTCGCCCAGCTGGCCGCCCATGGGAACGCCCAGTTTCATGGGGATGTTGGTTCGCCGCGGAAACGACGCACTGAGAGCGGGTCTCCAAACCTCCCGTCGCCGTACGGTCGATTCATCCGCGCTGACTCGGTCCGGCTTTGCGACCCGCTCTAAGAGAACAAGCGCCGGAGCAGCACCATCGGGTCGAAACCGAGGAGCTCCTTGACGTCGCGATCCACTCCCGTGCTCTCGCGCACCTTCGCGAGCACGGGGGAGAGTGGGCTGTCCGGCCCGAACCAGCCCGCGGCGCCGACCCGCTCCGCCAGATCCCGAACGGCGATGAACGCGGCGCGGCCCACGTCCACGCCCAGGGGCAGCGCGATCGCTGGCGTGGCCGGCGAGACGATCACGTCCCGGGCGGCGACGGCTGCCGCCCAGGCGCCGGGAGACGGGTGGTGCACCAAGCGCCGGAGCGTGTCCACCTCGCCGTAGCAGCCGAGGGCCAGCGGCCCTGCGACGGCTTCCGCGGCCCGCGCCAGGTGGCGGTAGTCGCGGCGCCAGTCCCCGGAGATCAGTCCCATCTCGCGCCGGAGCTCCGCGGGCCCGAGCACGAGGTCGAAGCCTTCCCCCTTGCGGCGCAGCACCAGCGTGGTGAACACCTCGCCACCCTCGAAGGCGCCGAAGCACACCGCCTTGCCGTCGGGGCACAGGGCGTCGAGCACGCGGACGATCACTCGGTGATGCGGCACCGGCCAGGCGGAGAGCTTCCACGGCCACACCACGACCTTGTTCTCTGCCTCCAGCTCCCGCAGCACGCCGATGAAGAGCAGCGCCTGAGCCAGGGCGTCGTGCTCCCGGCGCACGCGTTCGGCCCAGCGATCCATCAATTCTTCCAGGGCGCCGGTCGACAGCTCGATGGCCCAGCGAGCGCCGTGACGCTCGGCCAGCTCCGAAAGCGGCTCCGGCCAGGGCTGCTCTCGGATCGAGAGACGCCCGCTCTCGGTGGATATCAGCTTGCGGAGCCGGGCTCCCGTCGTCACGGCCACCACGCCGCCACGCCCGCGGCGTCCGGGCTCCGGTGGCGCGGCGTCGGCGACGGCCGGCGGTTCCTCTCCCTGCCGACTCGGATCCTCGCGCTCCCGCGGCATGCGCGGCGCGCGGAACACTTCCGCCAGACGAACCCAATCGTCCGTGTCGAAGCCTTCGAGTCGTACGTCGGGGGTGAGCAAGGACCGCGCGGAGTATAGTCGTCTCCATGTCCAGCGCGACCCCCCTCGACCGAGCCCGAGATCTCGTCTCTTTCATCGACGCCGCGCCGTCGCCCTACCACGCCGTCGCGGAGGTGAGCGGGCGCCTCGCGGCGCGCGGCTTCAGCGAGCTCGACGAGCGCGAGGCTTGGCAAATCGAGCCCGGAGCGCGGCATTTCGTGGTTCGCGCCGGGGGCACCGTGGTCGCCTTCGTTGCTGGGCAGCGCCCGCCGAGCGAGGCGGGTTTCGTGGTGATCGGCGCCCACACCGACTCCCCCAACCTGCGCGTGAAGCCGGCGCCGGACATCACCGCGTCGGGTCTCCGGCAAGTGGGCGTGGAGGTGTACGGCGGCGTGCTGTGGTCCACCTGGCTCGATCGCGATCTCGGGATCGCCGGCCGCGTCTCCCTGGCTGGTGGAGGCACGCGCACGGTGCGCTTCGATCGCACCATGTGCCGCATTCCCAACGTGGCGATTCACCTGAACCGCGAGGTCAACAGCGGCGGGCTCACGCTCAACGCTCAGAATCACCTCGTGCCCTTGAGCGCGCTGCAGGGCAAAGCGGAGAGCACCCGCTTTTCTGCATTGCTGGCCGAAGAGCTCGGCAAGACGGGCGACGCCACCAAGGTGGAGGACGTGCTCGGTTGGGACTTGTGCCTTTTCGACATGCAGCCCGCCGCCATCGGTGGCGCCATGAACGAGCTGATCCTCGCTCCGCGCCTCGATAACCTCGCTTCTTGTCACGCCGCCCTCGAAGCCCTCGAAGCGGCGGGCGACGCCGGCAATCCGACCCGGGTGATCGCCCTGTACGATCACGAGGAGGTCGGCAGCCAGAGCGCTGCCGGTGCCAAGTCTCGCTTTTTGCGCAGCGTGCTCGAGCGCGTGGCCGGCGCGTACCCCAAGGCCGGCGATCAGGCCGCGAGCCGGGCGTTCGCGCGCTCCTTCCTGCTCAGCGCCGACATGGCCCACGCCCTGCACCCGAACTACTCCGAGAAGCACGACAAGCAGCATGCCCCAGCGCTGGGCAAGGGCCCCGTGATCAAGGTGAACGCCAACCAGTCCTACGCTACCGACGGCCCGGGCACCGGCGCCTTCGAGGCGGCCTGTCGCGAAGCCGGCTTCTCGCCGCAACGCTTCGTGTCCCGCAACGACATGCCCTGCGGCAGCACCATCGGTCCCATCTCCGCTGCGGCCATGGGCATGCGCACGCTGGACGTGGGCAACCCCATGCTCAGCATGCATTCTTGCCGGGAGATGGCCGCCGTCGCCGACGTGGACCCGATGATCCGCGCCATGACGGTGCTGCTTTCCGCCCCCGCGCTGCCCGCTCCTCGGGACTGATCGCCAACCCGCGTCGCCCGTTGTACGATCCCGTCATGCGCAACATGGTCGGGGTCGGTGCCGTGGTGTTCGTCCTGATCGCCCTGGGAGCCTGCTCCGACGAGAGCAGCGACGCAGGCAGCGGCGGAGCCGCCGGCACGGATGCTGGCGTGGGCGGCCAGAGCAGCGGCGGCAGCGCGGGAACGAGCACCGGCGGTAGCGCGGGAACGAGCACCGGCGGCAGCGCGGGAACGAGCACCGGCGGCAGCGCCGGCTCCGGCGGCAGCGCGGGAACGAACACCGGCGGCAGCGGCGGCTCCGGCGGGCCCTGGAGCCCCAAGCCCGGCCTGAGCTGGCAGTGGCAGCTCACCGGCACCATCGACGAGAGCGTCGACGTCGCCATGTACGACATCGACCTGTTCGAAACGCCCCAAGCGACCATCGCCTCGTTGCAGGCCAAGGGCCGCGTGGTGATCTGCTACTTCTCCGCCGGCAGCCGCGAAGACTGGCGCCCCGACGCCGCAGACTTCGCCGCCGCCGACTACGGCAAGAAGCTCGACAACTGGCCCGGCGAAAACTGGCTCGACGTCCGTTCCGCCAACGTCCGCGCGATCATGAAGAAGCGACTGGATCTGGCCGTCAGCAAGGGCTGCGACGGCGTGGAGCCCGACAACGTCGACGGTCAATCGAACGACACCGGCTTCCCCCTCACCAAGCAGGACCAGCTCGACTACGACGGCTTCTTGGCCACCGAGGCCCACGCTCGCGGTCTCTCCGTCGGTCTCAAGAACGCTCTCGAGCTGGTGCCGGATCTGGTGAGCCAGTTCGACTGGGCGCTGAACGAGGAATGCTTGAGCTTCTCCGAGTGCAACCTGCTGAAGCCGTTTCTGGACGCGCAGAAGGCAGTGTTCCACGTGGAGTACGTGGACCAGTCGTCCCAGGGCGCTCAGAAGCAGCAGAGCGTGTGCGGTAACGCGACGATCACGGGCTTCTCCACGCTGATCAAGACGTGGGACCTCGACGCCTGGCGCCTTCCGTGTCCGTAGCCAACTGAGAATCCCACCGCCAGGCTCGGCACCAGGGCACGCCAACCGCCAAGCTCGCCAAGACCAGAGAGAGGCTTCGGGTCGTGAACGTCGATGCGATTCACAGCTGCGTCGCAAGCGCCGCGAACGGTCTCCACGTGCGAAGCCAGTGATCTTGGTCTCTCTTGGCGCCCTTGTCTTCTTTCTGGTCGTGCCCACACCGCGAGCGCAAGGGCTTCCGCGAGGTTCCGCGGCGGACCGACAACATCAAAGTCGTTGCTTTTGTTGGAGCGGCGCGATGCCCGTCACGGAGGGGGCGGCGCGAAGCGGCTGTCGGGGAAGGCCTGGGGCGGCGCCGGAGCGAAGACGGGGCGCGGCTCGAAGCGTCGGAACACCTGGATGCCGCGCGCTTCGAGACCTCGCGCGTCGTCGTAGCGCAGCGTGATGATGCGTGCGGGCGAGTTGCTCTGACGCACGAAGCTCACCTCGCGGACGTGGCTACCGCGCTCTTCGCCGAACTCGGTCCCGATGTTGCTGGGCGCGTCGGTGCTGGGCGCGCGGCTGGCGCCGGCGCGGGGGCGGCTCTTCTTCGGCGTGGGAGCGGGGCGCGGGCGCTCCTCGTTCCGCCAACGCACGACGGGAGCTTCTCGCTCCGGGAAGAAGGCGACGCCGATCACGCCCACGTTCTGGGGCGTGCCCATGCGCGACGAGTAGCTGCTCTCGGGATCCGTGAAGCGGAAGGTGGCGACGCTGTCGAGGCTGGTGCGGAAGCCTTCGATGCGCGTGGAGCCGAAGGGCGGCACCACGTAGCCGCGGCCGGTGACGAAGTTGCCGCGGCGGCCGGTGATGACATCGCGGCCGTCCACCGTGACGACGGCCTCCACCCGGCGCGAGGTGGGATTGTTCACGACGATGACGTAGCGATCGCCCTGCTCCCCGAGCACCCAGGTCTGACCGCCATGCCGAAAGGTCTCGAGCCGCGAGCCGCCGGGGCTCTCGAGCTGCATGGAGAACGCAGGCCGTGGCGGGGGCGGCGGGTGCCAGGGGCGTCGCACCACCTTGGGCGATTGAGCGCTGGCCCCCGCTGCGAGGGTAACGAGACCGCCGAGCCCGAGCAGGCCGGCGATGAGGATCTTGCGTCGGGGGAGTGCCATGTCCGAGCCTCCGGTAAAGAACGTCTGCCCCCACAGACGAGCGACGCCGGCAAAGGATCTAGCGGACCCCGAGGCCTGAGAAAAATGCCAACTATTCCGAGATGTTGAAGAGCAGGCTCGCTTCCGCTTCCCCGGCCACCACGCTGAGCGCGGCGGCCCCCGGGGCAACGCCCACCACGCTCACACTGGCCCGCTGGTGACCCGGCTCGGAGGCGGGCCCACCGAGGGTGGAGAACGCCAGCACGAAGGGATCGCTGCTGGTCCAGCGCAGACCGTCGTGGGCGAGCAGCTCCTGACCATCGGCGTCCCTCACGACCACCGCCACGCTTTCCGTCTGTCCCACCACCGCCTCGACCCTCTCACCTGCGGAAAACTCGATGCTCTCGGCGCGATGCACGCGGATCGTCGCTTGGTCCAACAACTGCCCATCGGCGCGGATCAGGCCGAGCTCGGTGTCGCCCGGGGCGTGGGCGCTCACCAAGATGGCGTTCTGGCACTCCTTCTCCCAACCGTCGGCGCACGCGGCGTCGGGCGACACCGAGTGCACCTCGGCAGCGTTGCCGCTCTGTCGAGCACAGCTGCAGCTGCGCGAGAGCACGAAGGTCGCGACCTCGGGCCGGGACGAGCGCACCTGGATGTCGGCGGCGTCGCCGGGTCCACTCACGTCGATGCGCTCGGTGGAGCCCGCGAGCAGCGGACGCTCGAGGCCGCAGCCGGCGAGGCAGCTCGCGCCATAGCTGAACTCCACGCGACCGAGATCTCCGGTCGTGCTTCCCTGGGGCTCGCAGGCCACCGCCAGCGCGGAAGCCAGCAGCAAGAGCGCTCGGAGCTTCATACCGGGGCATGCAAAGCAGCCGGCGTGCCAAGTGGAATTTCCGCTACTTACGCGAGGTGTGGGGCCGAGCGTTGTCCGCCGGCCACAGCGATCGCGCACACCTCGCCACCGGGAGTTCGCGCCCCCGTGATCCGCCGGTCACATCAGTTGAAGGTGTCCAGCGCTGGTCCCACGGCGGTGATCACGCTGGCGAAGCCCGCTTCCACGACGCAGTTCTCGCTACCGTAGCCGGGGTACTGAGCGCTGTTCGCGTTGTGGATCTGCCAACCCAACAAGTCGATGGTCTGGCCCTGGCCCGCGCTCACCACGCCCGCTCCGGTGGAAGCATCCACCGACAAAAGCGAGATGGTGCCCCCTGGCTGCCCGCACCCGCCGCCGCCTTCCTTGAACGTGCACTCGGTTCCGTAGCTGAGCTGAGGAGCGGGATAGTACGGGAGGTCGGGAATGCTCTGGGCCACGAACCCGAAGTCGCGTCGCGCTGCCGCGACCCACGCGGAACCCGCAACGTAGCTCCAGCCGTTCTGCTCGCCGAAGCCCACGCCTTCGCCCTTCGTGAACTTGTCGCTCAAGTCCGGACCCACCCACTTGAAGACCAAGAGCGTGCTCACGGTCCCGAAGGAAATCTCGAGCGCCGAGCTCGACACGTTCTGAATGATGCCGCTCTCGTTCGAGCCCGGGAGTGAGTCGAAGCCCACCTCGGGACCGCCGAGGGTCGCGTTCTGC includes these proteins:
- a CDS encoding thrombospondin type 3 repeat-containing protein encodes the protein MFDGATNKDHRAVIAAEAKDVVLVLRGGQPLYGDDALVADAAVGGQSCETLDVCGNAKRACVSKDTAGGATLAAVKTAGDAYAPLFSCNGPPPIEPTCIPLRPGEYTGAASSTDSDGDGVDDSADNCPQVFNPIRPLDQGKQGDADSDGKGDACDPCPTDAQDTCTPLDFDDIDGDGWANGVDNCPDTANPGQEDSDGDKKGDACDSCAAANPAFAACPLPVEAVRDKNNPQHPPVGATVTITDLYVTAVRPDTGSSRGYFAQTTSLKPFTGIAVFTASQSPGVAVGNKISVTGTYDEYFDLTEISSPVTTILDPGTTLPFGPIDITNPADIATGGTQAEGYESMLLKIGAVTVVNVNPDAPSDFDEFAVTGNLRIDDLIYPALDNTYAQGAAFTSITGILTYSFSNSKLLPRDAADIVP
- a CDS encoding DUF962 domain-containing protein, with protein sequence MDKRIETFDEFWPFYVREHKKKLTRQLHFVGTTAALACFAGGLITGRKLLLLAAPVAGYGPAWFSHFVIEKNRPATFKYPAWSLMADFVMWGKMIAGTMDTEVETVLAMEADERVADPDIRPNMATDGTIN
- a CDS encoding TlpA family protein disulfide reductase; translated protein: MEKLKPTSNVKQAWVLGLLVVIVSGLFGLIVLPRIGREKSAMEGLTAPDFALEVIHGGDPGNRIRLSDQIGKPVVMDFWASWCKPCREQAPIIDAFAKAHPDDVVTMGINTDDRREDAIAYAKSAGLSYPAVFDEGSKVASTYGVRALPTLVVIDTKGRIFKMHTRVTEREELEKMVADAKSR
- a CDS encoding M18 family aminopeptidase, translating into MSSATPLDRARDLVSFIDAAPSPYHAVAEVSGRLAARGFSELDEREAWQIEPGARHFVVRAGGTVVAFVAGQRPPSEAGFVVIGAHTDSPNLRVKPAPDITASGLRQVGVEVYGGVLWSTWLDRDLGIAGRVSLAGGGTRTVRFDRTMCRIPNVAIHLNREVNSGGLTLNAQNHLVPLSALQGKAESTRFSALLAEELGKTGDATKVEDVLGWDLCLFDMQPAAIGGAMNELILAPRLDNLASCHAALEALEAAGDAGNPTRVIALYDHEEVGSQSAAGAKSRFLRSVLERVAGAYPKAGDQAASRAFARSFLLSADMAHALHPNYSEKHDKQHAPALGKGPVIKVNANQSYATDGPGTGAFEAACREAGFSPQRFVSRNDMPCGSTIGPISAAAMGMRTLDVGNPMLSMHSCREMAAVADVDPMIRAMTVLLSAPALPAPRD
- a CDS encoding HAMP domain-containing protein; the protein is MAASGRIRRRLALAIVLTALIPVLVAILLAESMVRQTAARFFVPEIGSRLDQSLGLYQELARAVKASMRNAASAISESAALRKAATDKDAAATQRELERVFPRYPSLVSLEVLDATGKRLAMVDRGYPLDEKKENKLEVVRPLAEREPDATTGDEAFEPETDGEEEEQAPPVPRVVAVFAADKARFEELGEMSQFVDTYKQVERRRESDEQSYVYAFAALLGITIVAAVGVGTLLARGVSSRLGELADATKRVGAGDLSIRVPEDGADEIADLAGAFNRMLGEVEASRARIEYLQRIGAWQEMARRLAHEIKNPLTPIQLAVQEVHRRYGGEDDKFRRLLDTTLEIVEDEVGTLRRLVSEFSSFARLPQAELEREDLADFLRDQRERISLLDEETESGELPRAVLPRGVELSFELLEDAAPVYLDRQMFRRALLNLVRNAGQAIAGTGRESGRVRVTLERDGDYLVLDVDDDGPGIPEEMRHTIFDPYVTTKTDGTGLGLAIVKKIVVEHGGSIAASESSLKGARIRVRLPEADSAAAQAMLEAREWQGPPSSTRASRSSEDSP
- a CDS encoding endo alpha-1,4 polygalactosaminidase, producing the protein MVGVGAVVFVLIALGACSDESSDAGSGGAAGTDAGVGGQSSGGSAGTSTGGSAGTSTGGSAGTSTGGSAGSGGSAGTNTGGSGGSGGPWSPKPGLSWQWQLTGTIDESVDVAMYDIDLFETPQATIASLQAKGRVVICYFSAGSREDWRPDAADFAAADYGKKLDNWPGENWLDVRSANVRAIMKKRLDLAVSKGCDGVEPDNVDGQSNDTGFPLTKQDQLDYDGFLATEAHARGLSVGLKNALELVPDLVSQFDWALNEECLSFSECNLLKPFLDAQKAVFHVEYVDQSSQGAQKQQSVCGNATITGFSTLIKTWDLDAWRLPCP